A region of uncultured Desulfobacter sp. DNA encodes the following proteins:
- a CDS encoding epoxyqueuosine reductase QueH, with translation MKILLHCCCGPCTIYPLGVLRSMDMEVMGYFYRHNIHPFTECMKRQETLREYANQVNLKMIWQKGYELEEFLQAVTFREKNRCRYCYHARLKSSALVAKKGNFDGFSTTLLYSKFQNHELITEIGQDLARQYGLKFIYQDFRQGWTQGIESSKARGMYRQQYCGCIYSEKDRYYKDTK, from the coding sequence GTGAAAATCCTTCTGCATTGCTGCTGCGGCCCGTGCACCATCTATCCCCTTGGGGTATTGAGAAGCATGGACATGGAGGTCATGGGCTATTTTTACCGGCACAACATTCATCCCTTTACCGAATGCATGAAACGCCAGGAAACCTTGCGCGAATATGCGAACCAGGTGAATCTTAAAATGATCTGGCAAAAGGGCTATGAACTTGAAGAATTTTTGCAGGCTGTGACCTTCCGGGAGAAAAACAGGTGCAGATACTGCTACCACGCACGCTTGAAATCCAGTGCCCTGGTTGCCAAAAAGGGAAATTTTGACGGCTTTTCCACCACCCTGCTCTATTCAAAATTCCAGAATCACGAATTGATTACGGAAATCGGCCAGGACTTGGCCAGACAATATGGCCTGAAATTCATCTACCAGGATTTTCGCCAAGGCTGGACACAGGGCATAGAGTCATCAAAGGCCCGGGGCATGTACCGCCAGCAGTACTGCGGCTGTATTTACAGCGAAAAAGACAGGTATTATAAGGACACTAAATGA